In Actinomycetota bacterium, the DNA window TCGCACTGCTGAACGACATCGTCATCGCTTCGGAGGACTCCTACTTCCAGATGCCACTGCCCCAAGGCCTTGGCTTCCCAGGTGGCGAGACGCTGATCGAGCCCTGGGTCACCATGAACTTCCACCAGACCTACGAGTATCTCTATCTCTCGCAGACAATCGACGCTCATGAGGCCAAGCGCATGGGCATGGTCAATCGCGTTGTTCCCGCGGATGAGCTTGAGCAGACCGCTGAACTCATTGCTTGGCAGATCGCGCAGGCACCGCTGTCAGTGTTGATGGGCATCAAGGCCGGCGTGAAGCGCGCATGGGAGTCCATGGGCATGCGCGTGAATCTGCAGAACAGTCTGCAGATGATGGAGATCACTGGTCACGCTGGTGATGTTGCGGATTGGCGCAAGGAGAACGCCGAGAAGGGCTACGGACCAGCGCCTCGCAAGGTCGCCCAGCAGCGTGCCGAGATCGCACTGGCAGAAGCGCGCAAGAGGTACCCCGACATCAAGGGCTAGGTTCGCTGCATGGACCAGACGCCCCCATGCCCGCAGTGCAATTGTGAGTTCACCTACGAACTGAGCGGTCTGCTCGTGTGCCCGGAATGCGCCCATGAGTGGTCGTTGCAAGGCAGTGCAGATGACAGCGCTGCAGCGGTTGTCACTCGCGATGCTGTGGGCAATGTCCTGACCGACGGCGATTCGGTGACCATCATCAAGGACGTCAAAGTCAAAGGCAGTTCGTCGCCGCTCAAGGTCGGCACCAAGGTGCGCGACATCAGGTTGGTGCCAGGTGCGGGTGATCACGACATCGACGCAAAGGTCGATGGCTTCGGCCCGATGATGCTGAAGTCGAGTGTGGTCAAGAAGGCTTAGGCCGACAGGAGCTCCGCGATGCGTGCCATGAGGGCATCGCCATCGTCAGA includes these proteins:
- a CDS encoding enoyl-CoA hydratase-related protein; translation: MERHELEAVIYEKDGPIARIILNRPEKANAQSSAMVWDVENSLNDAENDYNIKVVIMKANGRGFSAGHDVPSSGAPAYPEFAEAAEHGHPWAGQAKLFTWPVLHLWEFRKPTISAVQGYCIGGGTYFALLNDIVIASEDSYFQMPLPQGLGFPGGETLIEPWVTMNFHQTYEYLYLSQTIDAHEAKRMGMVNRVVPADELEQTAELIAWQIAQAPLSVLMGIKAGVKRAWESMGMRVNLQNSLQMMEITGHAGDVADWRKENAEKGYGPAPRKVAQQRAEIALAEARKRYPDIKG
- a CDS encoding zinc ribbon domain-containing protein YjdM → MDQTPPCPQCNCEFTYELSGLLVCPECAHEWSLQGSADDSAAAVVTRDAVGNVLTDGDSVTIIKDVKVKGSSSPLKVGTKVRDIRLVPGAGDHDIDAKVDGFGPMMLKSSVVKKA